A portion of the Rhinopithecus roxellana isolate Shanxi Qingling chromosome 19, ASM756505v1, whole genome shotgun sequence genome contains these proteins:
- the MYCBPAP gene encoding MYCBP-associated protein isoform X2 — MKSLKKDSRLKITPARLLEAAESFKEKKRAKGPEQPTPPIQEEPEPVSNVLQGDDILALAIKKEDLKEQHIPRLTEKEDKRVITQKFIIRKLKPTDPRRKVCHLVARPANPDAATKPLDYSGPGDSFDGSDQILPHHILGSLQDFKRIALARGNTRLAELIPTSPCLMTLISAKGESKQKAPKEEKRPPWAPPPQHNFLKNWQRNIALRKKQQEALSEHLKKPISELLMHTGETYRRIQEERELIDCTLPTRRDRKSWENSGFWSRLEYLGDEMTGLVMTKTKTQRGLMEPITHIGKPHSIRVETGLPAQRDASYRYTWDRSLFLIYRRKELQKIMAELDFSQQDIDGLEVVGKGQPFSAVTVEDYTVFERSQGSSSEETTYLGTLASSSDVPMPILGPSLLFCGKPACWIRGSNPQDKRQVGIAVHLTFETLEGEKTSSELTVVNNGTVAIWYDWRRQHQPDTFQDLKKNRMQRFYFNSREGVILPGETKTFTFFFKSLTAGIFRECWEFRTHPTLLGGAVLQVNLHAVSLTQDVFEDERKVLESKLTAHEAVTIVHEVLQEVLMGVLTPERTPSPVDAYLTKEDLFRHRNPQLHYEHQVVQSLHELWRQYMTLPPKAEEARPGDKEHVSPIATEKASVNAELLPRFKSPISEPQVPQPENEALRVSGSQKARVGTKSPQQKSIMEEILVEESPDVDSAKSPWEPDGLPLLEWNLCLEDFRKAVMVLPDENQREDALMRLNKAALELCQKPRPLQSNLLHQMCLQLWRDVIDSLVGHSLWLRSLLGLPEKETIYLNVPEEQDQKSPPIMEVKVPVGKVGKEERKGAAQEKKQLGIKDKEDKKGAKVLRKESCWGDRPNSKKHRAKDDKKVIKSTSRDRFSLEDPIPDINLPSQEPIDPLVMEKYTQRLHSEVHGLLDTLVTDLMVLADELSPIKNVEEPLHLCR, encoded by the exons AAAAGAAGCGGGCAAAGGGACCTGAACAACCCACACCCCCAATTCAGGAAGAGCCTGAACCTGTTAGCAATGTCCTACAAGGAGATGACATTCTTGCTTTGGCCATTAAGAAGGAAGACTTGAAGGAG caacATATTCCTCGCCTTACTGAAAAGGAAGATAAACGCGTCATTACCCAGAAATTTATCATCCGTAAACTCAAACCCACGGATCCTAGGAGGAAGGTCTGCCACCTTGTAGCACGTCCTGCAAATCCCGATGCAGCCACAAAGCCTCTGGACTACTCTG GTCCCGGTGACAGCTTTGATGGCAGTGACCAGATCCTGCCCCACCACATCTTGGGGAGTCTCCAGGACTTTAAGAGAATTGCACTTGCTCGAGGGAACACCCGG CTGGCTGAGCTGATACCTACCTCACCCTGTCTGATGACCCTCATCTCTGCTAAAGGAGAGTCAAAGCAAAAAGCCcccaaagaagagaagagaccTCCCTGGGCCCCACCTCCTCAGCACAACTTTCTCAAAAACTGGCAGCGTAACATAGCCCTGCGGAAGAAGCAGCAGGAAGCCCTCAGTG AACACCTAAAGAAGCCGATCAGTGAGCTGCTCATGCACACTGGGGAGACCTACAGACGGATCCAGGAGGAGCGGGAGCTCATTGACTGCACACTTCCAACGCGGCGTGATAGGAAA AGCTGGGAGAACAGTGGGTTCTGGAGTCGACTGGAATACTTGGGAGATGAGATGACAGGTCTGGTCATGACCAAGACAAAAACTCAGCGTGGCCTTATGGAGCCCATCACTCACATCGGGAAGCCCCACTCCATCCGGGTGGAGACAG GATTACCAGCCCAGAGGGATGCTTCATACCGCTACACCTGGGATCGGAGTCTATTTCTGATCTACCGACGCAAGGAGCTGCAGAAAATCATGGCAGAGCTGGATTTCAGCCAGCAG GATATTGATGGCCTGGAGGTGGTGGGCAAAGGGCAGCCCTTCTCAGCTGTTACTGTGGAAGACTACACAGTGTTTGAAAGAAGTCAGGGAAGCTCCTCTGAAGAGACAACATACTT AGGCACATTGGCCAGTTCCTCTGATGTCCCCATGCCTATTCTCGGCCCTTCTCTTCTGTTCTGTGGGAAGCCAGCTTGCTGGATCAGAGGCAGTAATCCACAGGACAAG AGGCAGGTCGGGATTGCTGTTCACTTGACCTTTGAAACCCTGGAAGGCGAGAAAACCTCCTCAGAACTGACTGTGGTCAATAATGGCACTGTGGCCATTTGGTATGACTGGCGACGGCAGCACCAACCGGATACTTTTCAAGACCTGAAGAAAAACAGGATGCAGCGATTTTACTTTAACAGCCGGGAAG GTGTGATTCTGCCTGGAGAAACTAAAACCTTTACCTTCTTCTTCAAGTCTTTGACTGCTGGGATCTTCAGGGAATGTTGGGAGTTTCGAACCCATCCTACTCTATTAGGAGGTGCTGTGCTGCAAGTCAATCTCCATGCAGTCTCCCTGACCCAGGATGTTTTTGAGGATGAGAGGAAAGTACTGGAG AGCAAACTGACGGCCCATGAGGCAGTCACCATCGTTCACGAAGTGCTGCAGGAGGTGCTGATGGGGGTCTTGACCCCGGAGCGCACACCATCACCTGTGGATGCCTATCTCACCAAGGAAGACTTGTTCCGGCACAGGAATCCTCAG CTGCATTACGAGCATCAAGTGGTGCAAAGCCTGCATGAACTGTGGCGCCAGTACATGACCCTGCCCCCCAAGGCTGAGGAGGCCAGGCCAGGGGACAAGGAGCACGTCAGCCCCATAGCCACAGAGAAGGCCTCTGTGAATGCCGAGCTCTTACCACGCTTTAAGAGCCCCATTTCTGAACCTCAAGTGCCCCAGCCTGAGAACGAGGCCCTCAGGGTATCCGGGTCCCAGAAGGCCAGAGTGGGAACCAAGAGTCCTCAGCAGAAGAGCATCATGGAGGAGATTCTGGTGGAGGAAAGCCCAGATGTGGACAGCGCCAAGAGCCCCTGGGAGCCGGATGGCCTTCCCCTGCTGGAGTGGAATCTCTGCTTGGAGGATTTCAGAAAG GCAGTGATGGTGCTCCCTGATGAGAACCAGAGAGAGGATGCGCTGATGAGGCTTAACAAAGCAGCCCTGGAGCTGTGCCAGAAGCCAAGGCCATTGCAGTCCAACCTCCTGCACCAGATGTG TTTGCAGCTGTGGCGAGATGTGATTGACAGCCTGGTGGGCCATTCCCTGTGGCTGAGGTCTCTGCTGGGCCTGCCTGAGAAGGAGACCATCTATTTGAATGTGCCTGAAGAGCAAG ATCAAAAATCACCTCCCATCATGGAAGTGAAGGTACCTGTGGGGAAAGTTGGGAAGGAGGAGCGGAAAGGAGCAGCCCAGGAAAAGAAGCAACTGGGGATCAAAGAcaaagaagacaagaaaggagCCAAGGTACTCAGGAAGGAGTCATGCTGGGGC GACCGTCCCAACAGCAAGAAGCACAGGGCAAAGGACGACAAGAAAGTCATAAAATCTACAAGTCGGGACAGGTTTTCCTTGGAAGACCCTATCCCTGACATCAACCTCCCTTCTCAAGAACCCATAGACCCCCTGGTCATGGAGAAATACACCCAGAGGCTGCACAGCGAG GTCCATGGGCTGCTGGACACCCTGGTGACCGACCTGATGGTCCTGGCTGATGAGCTCAGCCCCATAAAGAATGTCGAGGAGCCTTTGCATCTCTGCAGGTGA
- the MYCBPAP gene encoding MYCBP-associated protein isoform X1: protein MKSLKKDSRLKITPARLLEAAESFKEKKRAKGPEQPTPPIQEEPEPVSNVLQGDDILALAIKKEDLKEQHIPRLTEKEDKRVITQKFIIRKLKPTDPRRKVCHLVARPANPDAATKPLDYSGTPSLSPGFTVFQLMGPGDSFDGSDQILPHHILGSLQDFKRIALARGNTRLAELIPTSPCLMTLISAKGESKQKAPKEEKRPPWAPPPQHNFLKNWQRNIALRKKQQEALSEHLKKPISELLMHTGETYRRIQEERELIDCTLPTRRDRKSWENSGFWSRLEYLGDEMTGLVMTKTKTQRGLMEPITHIGKPHSIRVETGLPAQRDASYRYTWDRSLFLIYRRKELQKIMAELDFSQQDIDGLEVVGKGQPFSAVTVEDYTVFERSQGSSSEETTYLGTLASSSDVPMPILGPSLLFCGKPACWIRGSNPQDKRQVGIAVHLTFETLEGEKTSSELTVVNNGTVAIWYDWRRQHQPDTFQDLKKNRMQRFYFNSREGVILPGETKTFTFFFKSLTAGIFRECWEFRTHPTLLGGAVLQVNLHAVSLTQDVFEDERKVLESKLTAHEAVTIVHEVLQEVLMGVLTPERTPSPVDAYLTKEDLFRHRNPQLHYEHQVVQSLHELWRQYMTLPPKAEEARPGDKEHVSPIATEKASVNAELLPRFKSPISEPQVPQPENEALRVSGSQKARVGTKSPQQKSIMEEILVEESPDVDSAKSPWEPDGLPLLEWNLCLEDFRKAVMVLPDENQREDALMRLNKAALELCQKPRPLQSNLLHQMCLQLWRDVIDSLVGHSLWLRSLLGLPEKETIYLNVPEEQDQKSPPIMEVKVPVGKVGKEERKGAAQEKKQLGIKDKEDKKGAKVLRKESCWGQDRPNSKKHRAKDDKKVIKSTSRDRFSLEDPIPDINLPSQEPIDPLVMEKYTQRLHSEVHGLLDTLVTDLMVLADELSPIKNVEEPLHLCR, encoded by the exons AAAAGAAGCGGGCAAAGGGACCTGAACAACCCACACCCCCAATTCAGGAAGAGCCTGAACCTGTTAGCAATGTCCTACAAGGAGATGACATTCTTGCTTTGGCCATTAAGAAGGAAGACTTGAAGGAG caacATATTCCTCGCCTTACTGAAAAGGAAGATAAACGCGTCATTACCCAGAAATTTATCATCCGTAAACTCAAACCCACGGATCCTAGGAGGAAGGTCTGCCACCTTGTAGCACGTCCTGCAAATCCCGATGCAGCCACAAAGCCTCTGGACTACTCTGGTACACCCAGTCTCAGCCCTGGCTTCACTGTCTTTCAACTCATGG GTCCCGGTGACAGCTTTGATGGCAGTGACCAGATCCTGCCCCACCACATCTTGGGGAGTCTCCAGGACTTTAAGAGAATTGCACTTGCTCGAGGGAACACCCGG CTGGCTGAGCTGATACCTACCTCACCCTGTCTGATGACCCTCATCTCTGCTAAAGGAGAGTCAAAGCAAAAAGCCcccaaagaagagaagagaccTCCCTGGGCCCCACCTCCTCAGCACAACTTTCTCAAAAACTGGCAGCGTAACATAGCCCTGCGGAAGAAGCAGCAGGAAGCCCTCAGTG AACACCTAAAGAAGCCGATCAGTGAGCTGCTCATGCACACTGGGGAGACCTACAGACGGATCCAGGAGGAGCGGGAGCTCATTGACTGCACACTTCCAACGCGGCGTGATAGGAAA AGCTGGGAGAACAGTGGGTTCTGGAGTCGACTGGAATACTTGGGAGATGAGATGACAGGTCTGGTCATGACCAAGACAAAAACTCAGCGTGGCCTTATGGAGCCCATCACTCACATCGGGAAGCCCCACTCCATCCGGGTGGAGACAG GATTACCAGCCCAGAGGGATGCTTCATACCGCTACACCTGGGATCGGAGTCTATTTCTGATCTACCGACGCAAGGAGCTGCAGAAAATCATGGCAGAGCTGGATTTCAGCCAGCAG GATATTGATGGCCTGGAGGTGGTGGGCAAAGGGCAGCCCTTCTCAGCTGTTACTGTGGAAGACTACACAGTGTTTGAAAGAAGTCAGGGAAGCTCCTCTGAAGAGACAACATACTT AGGCACATTGGCCAGTTCCTCTGATGTCCCCATGCCTATTCTCGGCCCTTCTCTTCTGTTCTGTGGGAAGCCAGCTTGCTGGATCAGAGGCAGTAATCCACAGGACAAG AGGCAGGTCGGGATTGCTGTTCACTTGACCTTTGAAACCCTGGAAGGCGAGAAAACCTCCTCAGAACTGACTGTGGTCAATAATGGCACTGTGGCCATTTGGTATGACTGGCGACGGCAGCACCAACCGGATACTTTTCAAGACCTGAAGAAAAACAGGATGCAGCGATTTTACTTTAACAGCCGGGAAG GTGTGATTCTGCCTGGAGAAACTAAAACCTTTACCTTCTTCTTCAAGTCTTTGACTGCTGGGATCTTCAGGGAATGTTGGGAGTTTCGAACCCATCCTACTCTATTAGGAGGTGCTGTGCTGCAAGTCAATCTCCATGCAGTCTCCCTGACCCAGGATGTTTTTGAGGATGAGAGGAAAGTACTGGAG AGCAAACTGACGGCCCATGAGGCAGTCACCATCGTTCACGAAGTGCTGCAGGAGGTGCTGATGGGGGTCTTGACCCCGGAGCGCACACCATCACCTGTGGATGCCTATCTCACCAAGGAAGACTTGTTCCGGCACAGGAATCCTCAG CTGCATTACGAGCATCAAGTGGTGCAAAGCCTGCATGAACTGTGGCGCCAGTACATGACCCTGCCCCCCAAGGCTGAGGAGGCCAGGCCAGGGGACAAGGAGCACGTCAGCCCCATAGCCACAGAGAAGGCCTCTGTGAATGCCGAGCTCTTACCACGCTTTAAGAGCCCCATTTCTGAACCTCAAGTGCCCCAGCCTGAGAACGAGGCCCTCAGGGTATCCGGGTCCCAGAAGGCCAGAGTGGGAACCAAGAGTCCTCAGCAGAAGAGCATCATGGAGGAGATTCTGGTGGAGGAAAGCCCAGATGTGGACAGCGCCAAGAGCCCCTGGGAGCCGGATGGCCTTCCCCTGCTGGAGTGGAATCTCTGCTTGGAGGATTTCAGAAAG GCAGTGATGGTGCTCCCTGATGAGAACCAGAGAGAGGATGCGCTGATGAGGCTTAACAAAGCAGCCCTGGAGCTGTGCCAGAAGCCAAGGCCATTGCAGTCCAACCTCCTGCACCAGATGTG TTTGCAGCTGTGGCGAGATGTGATTGACAGCCTGGTGGGCCATTCCCTGTGGCTGAGGTCTCTGCTGGGCCTGCCTGAGAAGGAGACCATCTATTTGAATGTGCCTGAAGAGCAAG ATCAAAAATCACCTCCCATCATGGAAGTGAAGGTACCTGTGGGGAAAGTTGGGAAGGAGGAGCGGAAAGGAGCAGCCCAGGAAAAGAAGCAACTGGGGATCAAAGAcaaagaagacaagaaaggagCCAAGGTACTCAGGAAGGAGTCATGCTGGGGC CAGGACCGTCCCAACAGCAAGAAGCACAGGGCAAAGGACGACAAGAAAGTCATAAAATCTACAAGTCGGGACAGGTTTTCCTTGGAAGACCCTATCCCTGACATCAACCTCCCTTCTCAAGAACCCATAGACCCCCTGGTCATGGAGAAATACACCCAGAGGCTGCACAGCGAG GTCCATGGGCTGCTGGACACCCTGGTGACCGACCTGATGGTCCTGGCTGATGAGCTCAGCCCCATAAAGAATGTCGAGGAGCCTTTGCATCTCTGCAGGTGA
- the EPN3 gene encoding epsin-3 — protein MTTSALRRQVKNIVHNYSEAEIKVREATSNDPWGPPSSLMSEIADLTFNTVAFTEVMGMLWRRLNDSGKNWRHVYKALTLLDYLLKTGSERVAHQCRENLYTIQTLKDFQYIDRDGKDQGVNVREKVKQVMALLKDEERLRQERTHALKTKERMALEGIGIGSGQLGFSRRYGEDYGRSRGSPSSYNSSSSSPRYTSDLEQARPQTSGEEELQLQLALAMSREEAEKPVPPASHRDEDLQLQLALRLSRQEHEKEVRSWRGDSSPMANGAGPAVHHQRDRETEREEREEEEKLKTSQSSILDLADIFVPALAPPSTHCSADPWDIPGFRRNTEASGSSWGPSADPWSPIPSGTVLSRSQPWDLTPMLSSSEPWGRTPVLPAGPPTTDPWALNSPHHKLPSTGAAPWGASIETSDTPAVGAASAFDPFAKPPESTEIKEGLEQALPSGKPSSPAELDLFGDPSPSSKQNGTKEPDALDLGILGEALTQPSKEARACRTPESFLGPSASSLVNLDSLVKAPQAAKTRNPFLTGLSAPSPTNPFGAGESGRPTLNQMRTGSPALGLAGGPVGAPLGSMTYSASLPLPLSSVPAGLTLPASVSVFPQAGAFTPPPAGLPQPLLPTRSSAGPQPPPRHTGTNPFL, from the exons ATGACGACTTCCGCGCTCCGGCGCCAGGTGAAGAACATCGTGCACAACTATTCCGAGGCGGAAATCAAGGTGCGCGAGGCCACCAGCAATGACCCCTGGGGCCCCCCCAGTTCGCTCATGTCTGAGATCGCTGACCTGACCTTCAACACGGTGGCTTTCACCGAGGTCATGGGCATGCTGTGGCGGCGGCTCAATGACAGCGGCAAGAACTGGCGGCACGTGTACAAGGCTCTGACATTGCTGGACTACCTGCTCAAGACAGGCTCTGAGCGGGTGGCCCACCAGTGCCGCGAGAACCTCTACACCATCCAGACACTCAAGGACTTCCAGTACATTGACCGCGATGGCAAGGACCAGGGCGTCAACGTGCGTGAGAAGGTCAAGCAAGTGATGGCCCTGCTCAAGGATGAGGAGCGGCTGCGGCAGGAGCGAACCCATGCCCTCAAGACCAAGGAGCGCATGGCACTGGAGGGCATCGGCATTGGCAGTGGGCAGCTGGGCTTCAGCCGCCGCTACGGCGAGGACTACGGCCGCTCCCGGGGCTCTCCGTCCTCCTACAACT CCTCCTCTTCGTCACCCCGCTATACCTCTGACCTGGAGCAGGCCCGGCCTCAGACGTCAGGGGAAGAGGAACTGCAGCTGCAGCTGGCCCTAGCCATGAGCCGTGAGGAGGCAGAGAAG CCTGTCCCCCCAGCCTCCCACAGGGATGAGGACCTGCAGCTGCAGCTGGCTCTGCGCCTGAGCCGGCAGGAGCACGAGAAG GAGGTGAGATCCTGGCGGGGTGATAGCTCCCCCATGGCCAATGGTGCAGGGCCTGCCGTCCACCATCAGCGGGACAGAGAGAccgagagagaagagagagaggaggaggagaaactaAAAACCAGCCAG TCCTCCATCCTGGACTTGGCTGACATCTTCGTACCTGCCCTGGCCCCgccctccacacactgctctgcTGACCCATGGGACATCCCAG GTTTTAGGCGGAACACAGAGGCCAGTGGCTCCTCCTGGGGGCCTTCTGCAGACCCCTGGTCTCCGATCCCCTCAGGAACCGTCCTGTCCCGAAGCCAGCCGTGGGATCTGACTCCCATGCTCTCCTCCTCTGAGCCCTGGGGCAGGACCCCAGTGCTGCCTGCTGGGCCCCCCACCACAGACCCCTGGGCACTGAACTCTCCCCACCACAAACTCCCCAGCACTGGGGCTGCCCCTTGGGGAGCCTCCATTGAGACCTCCGACACACCTG ctGTAGGTGCTGCCTCGGCCTTTGACCCATTTGCCAAACCTCCGGAATCCACAGAGATCAAGGAGGGGCTGGAGCAGGCCCTGCCCTCTGGGAAGCCCAGTAGCCCTGCGG AGCTGGACCTGTTTGGCGATCCCAGCCCCAGTTCCAAGCAAAATGGCACGAAGGAGCCAGATGCCCTGGACCTGGGCATACTAGGGGAAGCACTAACCCAGCCAAGCAAAGAGGCCCGAGCTTGCCGGACTCCCGAGTCCTTCCTGGGCCCTTCGGCCTCTTCCTTGGTCAACCTTGACTCGTTGGTCAAGGCACCCCAGGCTGCAAAGACCCGGAACCCCTTTCTGACAG GTCTCAGCGCTCCGTCCCCCACCAACCCGTTCGGCGCGGGCGAATCGGGCAGGCCAACGCTAAACCAGATGCGCACCGGGTCGCCGGCGCTGGGCCTGGCGGGCGGGCCCGTGGGGGCGCCCCTGGGCTCCATGACCTACAGCGCCTCTCTGCCCCTCCCGCTCAGTAGCGTGCCAGCCGGCTTGACCCTCCCCGCCTCGGTTAGCGTCTTCCCGCAGGCCGGCGCCTTCACACCGCCCCCAGCTGGCCTGCCGCAGCCGCTGCTGCCCACGCGGAGCTCAGCCGGGCCGCAGCCCCCGCCCCGGCACACCGGGACGAACCCCTTCCTCTGA